The Schistocerca nitens isolate TAMUIC-IGC-003100 chromosome 6, iqSchNite1.1, whole genome shotgun sequence DNA segment tgatggagtgcagttctatgctgtgctaTCTGGtgatagtttcagaagatacatagtcacaagccacggcaaaatggcaggtgcGTCAGGAACGTCTgcagcgtcttcgggtcttcaacgcacatttgacacagacagtagtggaagtgaagagctttaccctttggatcctgaaaatgatgaatcttggtatccatcgaccagcagttctAGCTCATATGATGTTTCGGTAactatataaaacggtttatttctggtgattaatttcctgtggcttgtgactttgtttctctcaacattgccaacgcatttcacagccatcctgtgtgttaatgatgaaacttgatgggcacatttatgtTACTGCATAAAGGTACAACAATGTAGTtccaaaggcaaaagatgtgtaaaaaatattttctcattaatgtgattttagcgaaatttaatgttttgtgtggcttatgactatgtctcacacaaattcttagactattttgctcttcatattatagcttgaaataagtagaataaatgaagaatcacccgaaaaaccaaagccctcacggaaaagaaagcgaaatattgatcagtggaagaaaaataaagtaaaacgtcgacgaaatgctggtcagcagtataagtctttaaacaCCCACAAGACCGTTCAGGCTGATACTACAGGAAGTccctgtatttgtttaaataaatgcttcacaaaacttcttggagaggaagaaaacatttttcattcattttgggacataggaaactttaatgcccagaatacttacctgaaaatggaatcgaaaaagaggaggtttgttcactatttaaatacaaatggtttaatattttgtatatttatttcattttgttatatttgtcataatttctttcaaagctatccaaaaaagacttccatgaaaatatcatccagggatgttacattttcttataatgtgatggTATGCAGAATAGAACTcttgatctgcaaggaagctttcctaagagttcatagcttacagatacatacatgaagagtgaggaatttgcaacatataatgaagcagtgatttgcagtgccaaaagaagatggaagaggtttgtatgttactctgtgctgtaagttagagatgtactcaaactgagtactatacaaatatttctattaggaagaggatataagctcaccttttttcctttcaggaaaacatggaaactacccacacaaatttcaagatgaagctgtacaaagtgtgagagaatttctcaacgccataccgaaatataacagtcattacagtaggcaacagaacgtcaatcaagtgtatttggattgtgatctcacaattgcttccttatttcgagataaatactcagaatactgcaaggaaaagcaagttcctgcagtatctgaaagtaaattcagagaaattttcgtatctgaatttgacataggcttcaaactaccaaaaagtgacacctgttcacAATGTGAaggatttctaattgcaataaataacccagaattatgtgcagaagatgtcacagaaaagaaacaacaatgtgaactgcatctcaaaaaggctgacagaggacaaaatatgattgcgtctttaactgctctggctaaagaacattcgaaagagcatcatgtgatagcaatggacatgcagcaaacgttccccacacctaaactaacagctggtccagcattttacaagaggaaaatatggacatacaactatggtatccacgactgtggatcaaataagggctatatgtttctgtgtagcgagaaagatggaggacggggttcagatgaggttgggagctgcttattgaagttcttggagataactaatcctcacaGACAAAacgtctccacataatcacagacaactgcaagggtcaagcaaagaattggactattatttctttggaaaggtcccttgtcgctatcaaaagatttgattgtccagcattacttccctgtggtaggtcacaccatgctaccttgcgatcgtgattttggccgcgatcgtgattttggtcgcattgaccggtatgcaagaaacagacgtccaatagtgtacactccagatgaat contains these protein-coding regions:
- the LOC126263604 gene encoding uncharacterized protein LOC126263604, which codes for MRRRQGEEGKEKKARRRRQGEEGKEKKARRRRQGEEGKEKKARRRRQGEGKEKKARRRQGEGKEKKAMRRQGEEGNEKAMRRQGEGKEKKAMRRQGEEVPKEDGRGKHGNYPHKFQDEAVQSVREFLNAIPKYNSHYSRQQNVNQVYLDCDLTIASLFRDKYSEYCKEKQVPAVSESKFREIFVSEFDIGFKLPKSDTCSQCEGFLIAINNPELCAEDVTEKKQQCELHLKKADRGQNMIASLTALAKEHSKEHHVIAMDMQQTFPTPKLTAGPAFYKRKIWTYNYGIHDCGSNKGYMFLCSEKDGGRGSDEVGSCLLKFLEITNPHRQNVST